The following proteins come from a genomic window of Pirellula staleyi DSM 6068:
- a CDS encoding NADH:flavin oxidoreductase/NADH oxidase yields the protein MSSAAPSSVSLLSPLTMRGLTIPNRIGMSPMCQYSAIDGLANDWHLVHLGSRASGGTGLVMVEATAVTAEGRISPGDMGIWSDEHVAPLARIATFVKSQGSVPGIQLAHAGRKASCDLAWLGGKPLHAPDPRSWQPLAPSAVAFSDDSPVPTALDEAGINCLVDAFIAATKRSLAAGFEFVEIHAAHGYLLHEFLSPLSNMRTDDYGGSLENRMRLLVRVASAVREVIPREMPLLTRISATDWVAGGWDIEQSIELAKSLGEVGVDMIDVSSGAIVPHVKIPVAPGYQVPLAGRIRREASIKTAAVGLITSPEQAQAILDAGDADLILIGRELLREPYWAHQAYEKLGGNSAWPTQYGYAIGRR from the coding sequence ATGTCCAGTGCAGCCCCTTCGAGCGTCTCACTTCTTTCTCCCTTGACCATGCGTGGATTAACGATTCCGAATCGGATCGGAATGTCCCCGATGTGCCAGTACTCAGCCATCGATGGGCTCGCCAACGATTGGCACCTGGTGCATCTTGGAAGTCGGGCATCGGGAGGAACCGGGCTGGTGATGGTCGAGGCGACGGCGGTGACAGCCGAGGGGCGTATCTCACCGGGAGATATGGGCATTTGGTCCGACGAGCATGTCGCGCCTCTGGCGCGGATCGCGACCTTCGTGAAGTCCCAAGGATCGGTCCCCGGAATTCAGCTGGCTCATGCAGGGCGGAAAGCAAGCTGCGATCTCGCATGGCTTGGTGGTAAACCGTTGCACGCCCCTGATCCTCGCAGTTGGCAGCCACTAGCCCCTTCGGCTGTAGCTTTCAGCGATGATTCCCCCGTGCCGACGGCGCTTGATGAAGCAGGTATCAACTGCTTGGTCGACGCATTTATCGCTGCGACCAAACGGTCACTGGCTGCTGGATTTGAGTTCGTCGAAATCCATGCCGCTCACGGCTATTTGTTGCACGAGTTTCTTTCACCGCTGTCGAACATGCGTACCGACGACTACGGAGGAAGCCTCGAGAATCGGATGCGTTTGCTGGTGCGGGTCGCTAGTGCGGTGCGAGAAGTGATCCCGCGCGAGATGCCACTGCTGACTCGCATTTCGGCGACCGATTGGGTCGCTGGTGGCTGGGACATCGAGCAATCGATCGAACTCGCTAAATCTCTGGGTGAAGTGGGTGTCGACATGATCGATGTATCGAGCGGCGCAATTGTGCCGCATGTCAAAATTCCTGTAGCACCTGGCTATCAGGTCCCTCTTGCAGGTCGCATTCGCCGCGAGGCTTCGATCAAGACAGCAGCGGTCGGCTTGATCACCAGCCCCGAACAGGCGCAAGCGATTCTCGATGCAGGGGACGCCGACCTGATTCTGATTGGTCGCGAGCTTTTGCGCGAGCCCTACTGGGCGCATCAGGCCTACGAGAAGCTGGGTGGCAATTCGGCCTGGCCCACGCAGTATGGCTACGCCATCGGCCGACGATAA
- a CDS encoding DUF72 domain-containing protein has translation MQFGKVADPGSIDFTIPPDHPDALKLLKSRAQKNQELVVYVGCAKWNKKDLKNFYPRGTKDELAYYSSQFNSIELNATFYRFYSPEAYEKWSETVPADFKFFPKLEQTISHLKRLKDVSEIVAQNVAGMSHLQDKLEMTFLQMHDNFAPKDFDRVEAFVQDWNYQVPLAVELRHTKWFSDAETSSKLYDLLETHGVTNVLVDSAGRRDLMHMRLTSPMAFVRWVGSNNPESDRERLYAWVERIAKWKKAGLQKLYFFVHQNEEVESPALAAHFLTRLNQKIGTSLPIPKTLEEKKLF, from the coding sequence ATGCAGTTTGGAAAAGTTGCCGATCCTGGATCGATTGATTTCACCATCCCACCAGATCATCCAGACGCTTTGAAACTGCTCAAATCTCGTGCACAGAAGAACCAGGAGCTGGTGGTCTATGTCGGGTGTGCCAAGTGGAATAAGAAAGACCTGAAGAATTTTTATCCACGCGGAACCAAGGACGAACTGGCTTACTATTCGTCGCAGTTCAACTCCATCGAGTTGAATGCCACGTTCTACCGCTTTTATTCTCCCGAAGCCTATGAAAAATGGAGCGAAACGGTCCCTGCAGATTTCAAGTTCTTCCCCAAACTTGAGCAAACGATCTCGCACCTCAAACGCCTGAAGGATGTGTCGGAGATCGTTGCGCAGAATGTTGCTGGCATGTCGCATTTGCAAGACAAGCTGGAGATGACCTTTCTGCAGATGCACGACAATTTCGCGCCCAAGGATTTCGATCGTGTGGAGGCGTTTGTTCAAGACTGGAACTATCAAGTTCCCTTGGCGGTCGAACTTCGCCACACCAAGTGGTTCAGCGATGCGGAAACTTCGAGCAAACTTTATGACCTGCTGGAAACTCACGGCGTGACGAATGTGCTGGTCGATAGCGCAGGCCGGCGCGACCTGATGCATATGCGACTGACGTCGCCGATGGCGTTCGTTCGCTGGGTAGGCTCCAACAATCCCGAGTCGGATCGCGAGCGGCTGTATGCCTGGGTCGAGCGGATTGCCAAGTGGAAAAAGGCCGGTTTGCAGAAGCTCTACTTCTTCGTCCACCAAAATGAAGAAGTGGAATCACCAGCTCTGGCCGCTCATTTTCTGACGCGGCTCAATCAAAAGATCGGCACCTCTTTGCCAATTCCCAAGACGCTAGAAGAGAAGAAGCTTTTCTGA
- a CDS encoding HAD family hydrolase — protein MTTLRSSFLASVICGVVLLCPMLVLGQSFKSFSFKSFTFKNRTVAVDQLGDCGTPQKPQWTSALADPLPSWNDTASKQSIIDFVTKVTKEGSPDFVPVAERIATFDNDGTLWCEMPLPVQLYFAIDRVKALAPMHPEWKEQQPFKGALEDDIKAIFANGERGLLELMMASHAGTTTEEFETLVKDWITTAKHPQFQRPYTELVYQPMLEVLAYLRANGFKTYVVSGGGIEFMRPWMEKAYGIPPEQVIGSSIKTKYEWRDGKPVLVRLPELDFNDDKAGKPVAINKFIGRRPIMAFGNSDGDFEMIEWTTTGKGARFGLIVHHTDGEREYAYDRKAGLARLDKGLDESPKRGWIVVSMKDDWKTVFPTKK, from the coding sequence ATGACAACGCTCCGCTCTTCGTTTCTCGCCTCCGTGATCTGCGGCGTTGTCCTTCTCTGCCCCATGCTTGTGCTAGGGCAGAGTTTCAAGTCGTTCAGTTTTAAGTCATTCACCTTCAAGAATCGTACTGTCGCAGTCGACCAACTTGGCGACTGCGGCACGCCCCAGAAACCACAGTGGACTTCAGCCCTCGCTGATCCGCTACCATCGTGGAATGACACTGCGTCTAAACAGTCGATCATTGACTTCGTGACGAAAGTAACGAAGGAAGGCTCGCCGGACTTCGTTCCGGTCGCGGAGCGCATCGCCACGTTCGACAACGACGGCACGCTTTGGTGCGAAATGCCGCTTCCCGTCCAACTCTATTTTGCCATCGACCGAGTCAAGGCTCTCGCCCCGATGCACCCGGAGTGGAAGGAGCAACAGCCGTTCAAAGGTGCCCTCGAAGACGACATAAAAGCAATCTTCGCCAACGGCGAGCGCGGACTGCTCGAACTGATGATGGCGAGTCATGCAGGCACGACCACGGAAGAATTCGAGACCCTCGTCAAGGACTGGATCACCACCGCGAAGCACCCGCAGTTCCAGCGGCCGTACACGGAACTTGTCTACCAGCCGATGCTCGAAGTGCTCGCCTATCTGCGGGCCAATGGCTTCAAGACGTACGTCGTCTCCGGCGGCGGGATTGAATTCATGCGTCCCTGGATGGAGAAGGCCTACGGCATTCCGCCCGAGCAAGTCATCGGCAGCAGCATCAAGACGAAGTACGAATGGCGCGACGGCAAACCCGTCCTGGTGCGATTGCCAGAGCTTGATTTCAACGACGACAAAGCTGGCAAGCCTGTGGCCATCAACAAGTTTATCGGGCGGCGACCGATCATGGCCTTCGGCAACTCGGATGGCGATTTCGAAATGATCGAATGGACCACGACCGGGAAAGGGGCGCGGTTCGGACTCATCGTCCATCACACCGATGGCGAGCGGGAGTACGCTTACGACCGAAAAGCGGGACTCGCGCGACTCGACAAAGGCCTGGACGAATCGCCGAAGCGGGGCTGGATCGTCGTGAGCATGAAGGACGACTGGAAGACCGTTTTCCCGACCAAGAAGTAA
- a CDS encoding arylsulfatase — protein MKFRIFILALGLALSLVASAQAQIKRPNIVIIWGDDVGQSNISAYSHGVMGYKTPHIDRLAREGMMFTDYYAEQSCTAGRASFITGQHGLRTGLTKVGLPGAALGLRKEDPTIAELLKPLGYATGQFGKNHLGDRNEFLPTVHGFDEFYGNLYHLNAEEEPEHADYPKDPAFRAKYGPRGVLDCKASDRDDPTVDARFGKVGKQIIKDTGPLTKKRMETIDDDVASRAVDYIQRQSKADKPFFIWVNFTHMHFRTHVKPESKGQSGRWMSEYADAMIDHDKNVGTVLKAIDDAGIADNTFVMYSTDNGPHMNSWPDAAMTPFRNEKNSNWEGAYRVPCAVRWPNKIKPGSVSNQIVGHHDWLPTLLAIAGDEQVTDKLLKGYKIGDMTYKVHPDGYNLVPHLTGQEEKSPRESFLYCNDDQQLVGLRYDNWKLVFMEQRATGTLRVWSEPFTTLRVPKIFNLRLDPYERADITSNTYYDWLIDHAFLLVPAQDYVGKFLLTFKEYPQRQKAASFNLEEVMEKLKEAPTK, from the coding sequence ATGAAATTCAGAATCTTCATCTTGGCCCTCGGGCTGGCCTTAAGCCTCGTTGCATCGGCGCAGGCTCAGATTAAACGCCCCAACATCGTGATCATTTGGGGAGATGACGTCGGTCAGTCGAACATCAGCGCCTATTCGCATGGGGTGATGGGTTACAAGACGCCCCACATCGACCGTCTGGCCAGGGAAGGCATGATGTTCACCGACTACTATGCGGAGCAAAGCTGCACGGCGGGTCGCGCTTCGTTTATCACCGGTCAGCATGGTTTGCGCACGGGACTTACCAAGGTTGGATTGCCTGGTGCAGCTTTGGGCCTGCGGAAAGAAGATCCAACCATCGCCGAATTGCTGAAGCCACTTGGCTACGCCACCGGCCAATTCGGCAAGAACCATCTCGGCGATCGCAACGAGTTCCTGCCGACCGTGCATGGGTTCGACGAGTTCTACGGCAACCTCTATCACCTCAATGCCGAGGAAGAGCCTGAACACGCCGACTACCCGAAGGATCCCGCTTTCCGGGCGAAGTATGGTCCGCGCGGCGTGCTGGACTGCAAGGCCAGCGACCGAGACGATCCCACTGTGGACGCGCGGTTTGGCAAAGTCGGTAAGCAGATCATCAAGGACACCGGTCCACTGACCAAAAAGCGGATGGAAACAATCGACGACGACGTCGCCAGTCGCGCTGTGGATTACATCCAGCGGCAGTCGAAAGCGGATAAGCCGTTCTTTATCTGGGTAAATTTCACTCACATGCACTTTCGCACGCATGTGAAGCCGGAGAGCAAGGGCCAATCGGGCCGCTGGATGAGCGAGTACGCCGATGCCATGATCGACCATGACAAGAATGTCGGGACGGTGCTCAAGGCCATCGACGACGCCGGCATCGCGGACAACACATTTGTGATGTACAGCACCGACAACGGTCCGCACATGAATAGCTGGCCGGATGCTGCCATGACGCCGTTTCGCAACGAGAAGAACTCGAACTGGGAAGGTGCCTATCGGGTCCCCTGTGCGGTCCGTTGGCCCAACAAGATCAAGCCGGGTTCTGTCTCCAATCAAATCGTCGGCCATCATGACTGGCTGCCAACACTGCTGGCGATAGCTGGCGACGAGCAAGTCACCGACAAACTGCTCAAGGGCTACAAGATCGGCGACATGACCTACAAGGTTCATCCGGATGGATACAACCTCGTGCCTCATCTCACAGGCCAAGAGGAGAAGAGCCCGCGCGAGTCGTTTCTGTACTGCAACGACGATCAGCAATTGGTCGGCTTGCGCTATGACAATTGGAAGTTGGTGTTCATGGAACAGCGGGCGACCGGAACCTTACGAGTCTGGTCGGAACCCTTCACCACGCTCCGCGTCCCGAAGATCTTCAACCTTCGGCTCGATCCCTACGAACGGGCGGACATCACGTCGAACACCTATTACGACTGGCTGATAGATCATGCCTTCTTGCTGGTACCGGCGCAGGACTACGTCGGCAAGTTCCTGCTGACCTTCAAGGAGTACCCGCAGCGTCAAAAGGCCGCGAGCTTCAATCTCGAGGAAGTGATGGAGAAGCTGAAGGAAGCCCCCACGAAGTAG
- a CDS encoding arylsulfatase, with the protein MQRIQTMLFLSVLAFVGSLLAFAQQPASEPERTVLPIPEPKHPPITEIDARKAKAPPPFQVKAPKGAPNVVIVLIDDMGFGQPSAFGGPVNMPTAEKLAKNGLKYNRFHTTAVCSPTRMALLTGRNHHSCNMGSITETATAFPGQTGVRPQNIAPLAEMLRLNGYSTAMFGKCHETPPWEISPSGPFDRWPTRSGFDKFYGFMGGETNQYYPGIYDGVARVEVPRDPNYHFTTDMTNQAIAWTQYQKSLTPDKPFFVYYAPGATHAPHQAPKEYIDKYKGKFDQGWDKQREITLANQKKLGVVPVGTKLASKPDAIKDWDQLTPDQKKLFARQMEVFAGFGEHTDHEVGRLVAAIEGMGEMDNTLFIYILGDNGASAEGGMVGLFNEMNYFNQVPEKLEDILKRIDELGGRNSYGHYAAGWAVAGDTPFTWTKQVASSFGGTRNGMIVHWPKGIKSKNEVRSQFHHVIDIAPTVLEACGLPEPQEVNGFKQRPIEGVSMAYSFEDAQAKERHTTQYFEIFCNRAIYHDGWVAGTVHKAPWEPKPRVDSFDDDRWELYNVAEDFSQSTDLAQKYPEKLKDLQALFLKEAEEFQVLPLDDRLFERFIASLVGRPDLMEGRTSMTLHEGMTGMMDNVFINVKNRSHTITAELEIPQGGTEGVIICQGGRFGGWSLYTKSGKLNYTYNWVGLEQYQITTDKPLPTGKVMVRFEFVYDGGGLGKGGKGTLFVNEEKVAEKRIEHTASVIFSPDETADVGVDEATNVTNDYQERDNKFTGKIEKVIVRLQ; encoded by the coding sequence ATGCAACGCATTCAAACGATGCTCTTCCTGAGCGTGTTGGCATTCGTGGGGAGCCTACTGGCTTTCGCTCAGCAACCGGCCAGCGAGCCGGAGCGTACTGTTCTACCGATTCCCGAGCCCAAGCACCCTCCGATTACCGAGATCGACGCCCGCAAGGCGAAAGCCCCGCCGCCATTCCAGGTCAAAGCCCCGAAGGGCGCTCCGAACGTGGTTATCGTGCTGATCGATGACATGGGCTTCGGTCAACCCAGCGCTTTCGGCGGACCGGTGAACATGCCGACGGCGGAGAAACTCGCGAAAAACGGGCTCAAGTACAACCGGTTCCATACCACAGCAGTTTGCTCGCCAACCCGAATGGCCCTGCTGACAGGGCGCAATCACCACTCTTGCAACATGGGATCGATCACGGAGACGGCAACCGCATTCCCCGGTCAGACGGGGGTTCGACCGCAAAACATCGCCCCTCTCGCCGAGATGCTGCGACTGAATGGCTACAGCACTGCCATGTTCGGCAAGTGCCACGAGACTCCGCCCTGGGAAATCAGCCCGTCCGGCCCGTTCGACCGCTGGCCTACTCGCAGCGGGTTCGACAAGTTCTACGGCTTCATGGGGGGCGAAACGAATCAATACTACCCGGGCATTTACGACGGCGTTGCCAGGGTGGAAGTGCCGCGCGACCCGAACTATCACTTCACGACTGACATGACCAACCAGGCCATCGCCTGGACGCAGTACCAGAAATCCCTCACACCGGACAAACCGTTTTTCGTCTACTACGCCCCGGGGGCCACGCACGCGCCGCATCAGGCCCCGAAGGAGTACATCGACAAGTACAAGGGCAAGTTCGATCAAGGCTGGGATAAACAACGCGAGATCACCCTCGCGAACCAGAAAAAACTTGGGGTGGTGCCAGTGGGTACCAAACTGGCCTCCAAGCCCGATGCGATCAAGGATTGGGACCAGCTGACGCCCGACCAGAAGAAGCTGTTCGCCCGGCAGATGGAAGTGTTTGCTGGTTTCGGCGAACATACCGACCATGAGGTCGGCCGCCTCGTCGCAGCGATTGAAGGGATGGGCGAGATGGACAACACCCTGTTCATCTACATCCTGGGCGACAACGGCGCAAGTGCCGAAGGGGGCATGGTCGGGTTGTTCAATGAAATGAACTACTTCAACCAAGTGCCTGAAAAGCTCGAAGACATTTTAAAGAGGATCGACGAACTGGGAGGGCGTAATTCGTATGGACATTACGCAGCCGGATGGGCCGTAGCTGGCGACACCCCATTTACCTGGACCAAGCAAGTGGCATCAAGCTTTGGTGGCACTCGCAATGGGATGATTGTTCATTGGCCGAAAGGGATTAAATCGAAGAATGAGGTGCGCAGCCAGTTCCACCATGTCATCGATATCGCCCCTACCGTGCTCGAAGCCTGCGGTTTGCCCGAACCACAAGAGGTTAATGGTTTCAAGCAGCGTCCCATCGAAGGGGTGAGCATGGCCTATTCGTTCGAAGACGCGCAGGCAAAGGAACGGCACACAACACAGTACTTCGAAATCTTCTGCAATCGGGCAATCTACCACGACGGGTGGGTGGCCGGGACCGTGCATAAGGCCCCCTGGGAGCCTAAGCCTCGCGTCGATTCCTTCGATGACGACCGATGGGAACTTTACAACGTGGCCGAGGACTTTAGCCAGTCAACGGACTTGGCGCAGAAGTACCCGGAGAAGTTGAAGGATCTCCAAGCTCTCTTCCTTAAAGAGGCGGAGGAGTTCCAAGTGCTACCACTGGACGATCGCCTGTTCGAGCGGTTCATCGCCTCGTTGGTGGGCCGTCCCGACCTTATGGAAGGTCGCACCTCGATGACCCTTCACGAGGGGATGACTGGCATGATGGATAACGTGTTCATCAACGTGAAAAACCGGTCGCACACAATCACCGCTGAGTTAGAAATTCCCCAGGGTGGGACCGAGGGGGTGATCATCTGCCAAGGGGGCCGGTTCGGTGGGTGGAGCCTCTACACCAAAAGCGGAAAGTTGAACTACACATACAATTGGGTTGGCCTAGAACAGTACCAAATCACCACGGACAAGCCGCTACCCACCGGCAAGGTGATGGTCAGGTTCGAGTTCGTTTACGATGGTGGTGGGCTCGGCAAAGGGGGGAAGGGGACTCTGTTCGTAAACGAAGAAAAAGTCGCCGAGAAACGGATCGAGCACACTGCGAGTGTCATTTTCTCACCCGACGAGACAGCGGACGTCGGTGTGGACGAGGCCACCAACGTGACCAACGACTATCAGGAGCGGGACAACAAGTTCACCGGCAAGATCGAAAAAGTGATTGTTCGTCTTCAGTAG